The following coding sequences are from one Nicotiana tomentosiformis chromosome 3, ASM39032v3, whole genome shotgun sequence window:
- the LOC104086066 gene encoding uncharacterized protein At3g06530 isoform X2, whose product MATSLVAQLQRLAVPDSEQPRKRPFTRPSILFDPKEAADIELDAILNIALSGLEVLISIEEKFNKYKNDLFSYGSRELDRDLMGIDENNRINASISSYLHLLSGYLELSAALKTLEYLIRRYKIHMYNIEELILCALPYHDTHVFVRVVQLIDTGNSKWKFLEGVKASGAPLPRKIIVQQNIRDLGILDVLCNYVSTSKKVQPSRPVTGFCTAVIFEVLGSLTTIDSDVVRRVLPFVEFGLQPDARGGADQKAGALMIVSLLADKVALSPKVVKSLMRSLAEIARADARDSTDLQWCRMSLMALINLVQLQSVEIIPKKIIDILKDIRDISGLLSELAEEFNTEKFLGLFLDSLVEYSCYDDLCHGTLLAVVEMVPLKDFIARIVSKLLNTSLRTLKDNESAAADTGSRCNLILVSLLKKYLFESREAVNRYIEDVKLRSKNDYEIVIRMLNCNLDLSHEISGSKVWFSLEHPKAEVRRSALLGLDVRGMLNVEAADSQRFGTIQDAILRRLYDEDLTVVQAALNLEALPEIISAPLRIDAFKNVLQRCIAILASSASRGASVAVDVALSCLQHATVLDEDEYVKMVAALVLPFVIIIPKTQRLNLKAVEMAKQMKWPFYENLVSVSLLDKKLDSGKISSMNVENINVLAKALSTHPEEYFPWLVECCKTLELSKTLFLLVLLQSFTLLETDARFSTFFATCFPILRMEWELLESAGNISEEFNPGVWEGDIDGLIEHMDATNPKVLNGEILTSLFWRLLGSFNKMAAETGPLDKHESWLCCFRELFVLIVSSTNHVFKKHLCNVVAKCKIQTSHFLSEFFTDEGVSASVLIGSLHACTSLCARPDESLTFQLFAEFPSILVPLSSDNQDVRTAAMNTIEGLLSLWSRINLSRSKNGLHAVWVHFLGELLGLIVQQKRLLISDKNVLSSLFSSLLGSSNNSLLVQHNIGKRFDQTTKDEILAFLIGSALRYSAYAKLKILSLLKGVGDRVIRVHGVESLMLDLLDRRQKCHIRFDKSCHKLSQVEVTILCLLLEMCIMPSTTTVGDLGFLDPILKALQVSDVSSGDPAVLKPCMTVLGVLSNSFYANLKTGSQDLVFRHLVVLFRSTNGDIQKATREALLRINITCSIVSRILEFICEQKIWSIGSRREKKKKKGIVSNNYDVCLDIVPGGGNVIAFVGSLLDVLLLKRDMENRASLIGPLFKLLHNAFIDNEWIHLAANQDDLHYHASSENSQSISDAAVHIQQELLLILEDIAASVTSEDENSMNFDVELLVNCARSVSSMVTRNQIFSLLSAISRAKPDKVLDHILEILVVIGESAVTQWDNNFQHIFEDLISAVVPCWLSKTDSADALLQIFVNILPQVSEHRRISMIVHVLRHLGESVSLGSLLYLLFRSLVARNCSSLHDRSDPSLSYSISLINTQWEYLFAVQLLEKYSCTVWLPSILMLLQRIVVNDSDAALFMELLVAVYFISNKLQNPEIAFKLDSGEDSDDIQLTIGAIMKETVCHLQLVDSKRKQKGSLSVFRKELKEYMNSTLSAVTKRLTPSIHFKAIVQLLGHVDKCVRKKALGTLSETVKDTGLVDSKHEKRGPALNARRSWFHLDANSLQSLNALCLEILKLVNSQSESSSSLKLAAVSTLEVLANRFPSDNSVFSVCLDSVSKSICADNSAVSSSCLRTAGALINVLGPKALHQLPLIMEGMIRQSRNALSTLTAETKQTDGDVSVVSPILNDSVSMSILLALEAVVNKLGAFLNPYLGDILELMLLKPQYTSTSELKLKLKADYVRKLITERVPVRLLLSPLLRIYSDAITCGDSSVSIAFEMIQNLVAAMDRSSVDAYHVRIFDLCLQALDLRRQHPAAVGNIDAVEKNVINTVVRLTMKLTEKVFKPLFMRSIEWSESIVEENENEGTKSIDRSIAFYGLVNSLAESHRSLFVPYFKYLLDGCVRHLMDDEDAKLALSHKKKKVKLQEASSRKKDADGGLSIGLWHLRALILSSLHKSFLYDTGTLKFLDSANFQVLLKPIVSQLVTDPPATLVQNPNVPSVEVVDDLLVACVGQMAVTAGSDLLWKPLNHEVLMQTRSEKLRSRILGLRIVKYLVENLKEEYLVLLAETIPFLGELLEDVELPVKSLAQEILKEMESMSGESLRQYL is encoded by the exons ATGGCGACTTCGCTGGTTGCTCAACTGCAGCGGTTAGCAGTGCCGGATTCTGAGCAGCCGCGTAAACGACCATTCACTCGGCCTTCAATTTTGTTTGACCCTAAAGAAGCCGCTGATATTGAGCTCGACGCCATTCTCAACATTGCTCTCTCAG GTTTGGAGGTGTTAATAAGCATCGAAGAAAAATTTAACAAGTACAAAAATGACTTGTTTAGTTACGGGAGTAGAGAGTTGGATAGAGATTTGATGGGCATTGACGAAAACAACCGAATCAATGCCTCAATTAGTTCCTACTTGCATTTGTTATCAGGATATTTGGAGTTATCAGCAGCTCTAAAGACATTAGAGTACTTGATTCGTAGATACAA AATTCACATGTATAATATTGAGGAATTAATTTTATGTGCCTTGCCTTACCATGACACACATGTATTCGTTCGGGTTGTGCAACTAATAGACACTGG GAATAGCAAATGGAAATTTCTTGAAGGGGTTAAGGCTTCCGGTGCACCACTCCCCAGGAAGATTATTGTGCAACAAAATATACGTGATTTGGGGATCTTAGACGTTTTGTGCAATTAT GTGTCAACTTCAAAGAAGGTTCAGCCATCAAGGCCTGTCACTGGTTTTTGTACAGCTgtaatttttgaggtcttagGATCACTCACTACTATAGACAGTGACGTAGTGAGGAGAGTCCTACCTTTTGTGGAATTTGGACTTCAACCAGACGCCAGAGGAGGAGCCGATCAAAAG GCTGGTGCTTTGATGATCGTAAGCTTACTAGCTGATAAGGTAGCTCTGTCCCCTAAGGTTGTCAAAAGCTTGATGCGTTCCCTTGCTGAAATTGCTCGAGCAGATGCAAGAGATTCTACTGACTTGCAGTGGTGTCGTATGTCTTTGATGGCCCTAATCAATCTTGTCCAG TTGCAATCGGTTGAAATTATCCCCAAGAAGATCATTGATATCCTTAAGGACATCAG GGATATTTCGGGACTTCTAAGTGAATTGGCAGAGGAGTTCAACACAGAGAAATTTCTGGGCTTGTTTTTGGACTCTCTTGTCGAGTACAG TTGTTACGATGATCTGTGCCATGGGACTTTATTGGCTGTAGTAGAGATGGTTCCTTTAAAAGACTTCATAGCTCGTATAGTTTCAAAGCTGCTTAACACATCTTTGAGAACATTGAAGGACAATGAATCAGCAGCTGCAGATACAG GGAGCCGGTGCAATCTGATATTGGTTTCTCTCCTTAAGAAATATCTGTTTGAGTCACGTGAAGCTGTTAACAGATATATCGAG GATGTTAAACTGCGGTCCAAAAATGACTATGAAATAGTTATCAGGATGTTGAACTGTAATTTGGATCTTTCACATGAAATATCTGGTTCAAAAGTTTGGTTTTCCTTGGAACATCCAAAG GCAGAGGTTCGACGATCTGCACTTCTGGGTCTGGATGTGCGTGGTATGTTAAATGTTGAAGCAGCTGACTCTCAG AGATTTGGCACCATTCAAGATGCTATACTACGCCGGCTCTATGATGAAGATTTGACTGTTGTTCAGGCAGCTTTAAATCTAGAGGCATTGCCCGAAATAATAAGTGCTCCACTTCGTATTGATGCATTCAAGAATGTGCTCCAAAGATGCATTGCGATATTAGCATCAA GTGCATCTCGTGGTGCCTCAGTGGCGGTTGACGTTGCTCTGTCTTGCCTCCAGCATGCTACAGTGCTAGATGAGGATGAATATGTGAAGATGGTGGCGGCATTAGTTTTACCCTTTGTCATAATAATTCCAAAG ACCCAGAGATTAAATTTGAAAGCGGTTGAAATGGCCAAGCAAATGAAGTGGCCTTTCTATGAGAATCTGGTCAGTGTTTCTCTACTGGATAAG AAATTAGATTCTGGGAAAATATCCTCAATGAACGTGGAAAACATTAATGTGTTAGCAAAAGCATTGTCAACACATCCCGAGGAATATTTTCCTTGGCTGGTAGAATGCTGCAAAACCTTGGAACTGTCAAAAACCTTGTTCTTGTTGGTGTTGTTGCAATCTTTCACGCTGCTCGAAACAG ATGCTCGATTTTCAACCTTCTTTGCCACTTGCTTTCCGATCCTCCGAATGGAGTGGGAGTTGCTCGAGTCTGCAGGGAATATTTCAGAAGAG TTCAACCCTGGAGTATGGGAGGGAGACATTGATGGGCTTATTGAACATATGGATGCTACCAACCCGAAAGTACTCAATGGTGAAATTCTTACTAGCTTGTTTTGGAGGCTGCTTGGATCATTTAATAAAATGGCAGCTGAAACAGGACCTTTG GATAAGCATGAGAGCTGGTTATGCTGCTTTCGGGAACTGTTTGTCCTTATTGTATCCAGCACGAACCATGTTTTTAAGAAGCATCTGTGTAATGTTGTTGCAAAATGCAAGATCCAGACATCGCACTTCCTCTCAGAGTTCTTTACTGATGAAG GAGTTTCTGCTTCTGTCCTTATCGGAAGTCTTCATGCTTGCACATCTCTTTGCGCTCGTCCGGATGAGAGTCTCACTTTTCAACTCTTTGCTGAATTTCCTTCGATCCTAGTTCCGCTATCAAGTGATAACCAG GATGTGCGCACAGCAGCAATGAACACCATTGAAGGACTTCTCTCCTTGTGGTCACGCATTAATTTATCCAGATCTAAAAATG GTCTGCACGCCGTCTGGGTTCATTTTTTGGGAGAACTATTGGGCTTAATAGTTCAGCAGAAGAGATTGCTAATATCGGACAAAAATGTCCTCtcatcattgttttcatcattgcTGGGCTCGTCCAACAACTCTCTCTTAGTGCAACACAATATTGGAAAGAG ATTTGATCAGACCACTAAAGATGAAATCCTGGCGTTCTTGATAGGTTCTGCCCTTAGATATTCTGCGTATGCTAAG CTGAAGATTTTGTCGTTGCTTAAAGGCGTTGGAGATAGGGTTATACGTGTTCATGGTGTTGAGTCATTAATGCTCGATCTTCTTGATAGACGCCAGAAATGCCATATTCGTTTTGATAAGTCATGCCATAAGCTGTCACAAGTTGAAGTCACTATTCTTTGTCTTCTACTGGAG ATGTGTATAATGCCTTCTACTACAACTGTTGGTGACCTTGGCTTCTTGGACCCTATATTAAAGGCCTTGCAG GTCAGCGATGTGTCGTCCGGAGATCCTGCTGTTCTGAAGCCTTGTATGACTGTCCTGGGTGTTCTTAGCAATTCCTTCTACGCAAATCTGAAGACTGGCAGTCAG GATCTTGTCTTTCGGCATCTTGTGGTCTTGTTTCGCAGTACCAATGGGGATATACAAAAAGCTACAAGAGAAGCCTTGCTTCGCATTAAT ATCACTTGCTCGATTGTCAGTCGGATTCTTGAGTTCATTTGTGAGCAGAAAATTTGGTCAATTGGGTCGAGacgtgaaaagaaaaaaaagaaaggaattgTCTCCAATAACTATGATGTTTGCCTTGATATTGTTCCGGGAGGTGGAAATGTCATTGCTTTTGTTGGTTCTCTGCTTGATGTGTTGCTATTGAAGAGAGACATGGAGAACAG AGCTTCTCTCATTGGTCCCTTATTCAAGCTTCTTCACAATGCGTTCATTGATAATGAGTGGATTCATCTGGCTGCCAACCAGGATGATTTACATTATCATGCTTCATCTGAAAACTCTCAGAGCATTTCTGATGCTGCAGTTCACATCCAACAAGAGTTGCTCCTTATCTTGGAAGACATTGCTGCTAGTGTCACATCTGAG GATGAAAATTCTATGAACTTTGACGTTGAGCTCCTTGTTAATTGTGCCCGTTCTGTGAGCAGTATGGTCACACGCAATCAAATTTTCTCATTGTTATCTGCTATTTCAAGGGCTAAGCCAGACAAAGTTTTAGACCATATCTTGGAAATTCTTGTCGTCATTGGGGAATCTGCTGTCACTCAG TGGGACAACAATTTTCAACATATATTTGAGGACCTCATATCTGCGGTTGTACCGTGTTGGTTGTCTAAAACTGACAGTGCCGACGCTTTGCTTCAG ATCTTTGTAAACATTCTGCCGCAGGTCTCTGAACACCGGAGGATTTCAATGATTGTGCACGTTTTGAG GCATTTGGGTGAGAGTGTTAGTTTAGGATCATTGCTCTACCTCCTATTTCGTTCACTAGTTGCGAGAAACTGCTCCTCCTTGCATGACAGAAGTGATCCATCTTTGAGTTACTCAATTTCACTCATAAATACACAATGGGAATATTTATTCGCTGTGCAATTGTTGGAAAAATATTCATGCACAGTATGGCTTCCCTCAATTTTGATGCTTCTTCAGCGAATAGTAGTTAATGACAGTGATGCAGCACTCTTTATGGAGCTGCTAGTTGCAGTGtatttcatttcaaacaaactccaaAATCCTGAAATTGCTTTTAAGCTTGATTCAGGGGAGGATTCAGATGACATTCAG TTGACAATTGGGGCAATCATGAAGGAAACAGTTTGTCATCTTCAACTTGTTGACTCGAAAAGAAAGCAGAAAGGCTCTCTTTCTGTTTTCCGAAAGGAGCTAAAGGAATATATGAATTCCACTTTAAGTGCTGTTACGAAACGACTTACTCCCTCCATACACTTCAAAGCAATTGTTCAGTTGCTGGGTCATGTGGACAAATGTGTGAGAAAGAAG GCTCTTGGAACTTTGTCTGAGACAGTGAAGGATACTGGGTTAGTTGACTCAAAGCATGAAAAAAGGGGTCCAGCTTTAAATGCGAGGAGATCATGGTTTCATCTGGACGCGAATTCTTTGCAATCGCTGAACGCCTTGTGCCTTGAGATATTAAAATTAGTTAATTCACAGAGCGAATCAAGTAGTTCTTTGAAACTGGCAGCAGTGTCAACATTGGAAGTTTTGGCAAACAGGTTTCCTTCGGATAATTCAGTGTTTAGCGTGTGCTTAGATTCTGTTAGTAAAAGCATATGTGCGGACAATTCTGCTGTTTCTTCTAGTTGCCTCCGTACAGCTGGTGCCTTGATTAATGTGTTAGGGCCAAAGGCGCTACATCAGCTGCCTCTTATCATGGAAGGCATGATTAGGCAATCTCGCAATGCTTTGTCTACTTTAACAGCAGAAACCAAGCAAACTGATGGTGATGTTTCCGTTGTTTCACCGATTCTGAATGACTCCGTCTCCATGTCTATTCTACTCGCCTTAGAGGCAGTTGTAAACAAGCTTGGTGCCTTTTTAAATCCATATCTCGGTGATATTTTGGAACTTATGTTATTGAAGCCTCAGTACACTTCCACGTCAGAACTAAAACTGAAGTTGAAAGCTGATTATGTGCGGAAGCTAATCACTGAAAGGGTCCCT GTTCGTCTTTTACTTTCTCCATTGTTGAGGATATATTCTGATGCAATTACGTGCGGGGATTCTAGTGTATCGATTGCTTTTGAAATGATACAAAACCTTGTGGCTGCTATGGATAGATCATCGGTTGATGCCTATCATGTAAGGATATTCGACTTATGCTTGCAAGCTCTTGATCTGCGACGTCAGCACCCTGCTGCTGTTGGAAATATTGATGCTGTTGAGAAGAATGTCATTAATACAGTGGTTAGGCTTACCATGAAACTTACAGAAAAAGTGTTCAAACCTCTTTTCATGAGGAGTATTGAATGGTCAGAGTCAATTGttgaagaaaatgaaaatgaagGGACCAAAAGTATTGATCGCTCTATTGCCTTCTATGGTTTGGTTAACAGTCTAGCTGAAAGCCATAG ATCATTGTTTGTACCATACTTCAAGTATCTGCTTGACGGCTGTGTAAGACATCTCATGGATGATGAAGATGCAAAATTGGCTCTAAGCCACAAGAAAAAAAAGGTCAAGCTTCAGGAAGCCAGTAGCCGGAAGAAGGATGCGGATGGTGGATTGTCCATCGGTTTGTGGCATCTAAGAGCTTTGATTTTGTCCTCCCTGCATAAGTCTTTCCTGTATGATACTGGGACCCTGAAGTTTCTAGACTCTGCAAATTTTCAG GTTCTTTTAAAACCAATAGTGTCACAGCTTGTAACAGACCCACCTGCTACCCTGGTACAAAATCCCAATGTGCCATCAGTGGAAGTTGTTGATGATTTATTAGTTGCATGTGTTGGTCAGATGGCTGTAACTGCTGGTTCTGACCTACTCTGGAAGCCGCTAAACCATGAG GTGCTAATGCAAACTCGTAGTGAGAAATTGCGCTCCCGGATTTTGGGGTTGAGAATTGTTAAGTATCTGGTGGAGAATCTGAAAGAAGAATATCTGGTCTTATTGGCCGAGACCATTCCCTTCCTTGGGGAACTGCTTGAAGATGTTGAGCTTCCTGTCAAGTCTCTTGCACAAGAAATTCTCAAGGAGATGGAATCAATGAGTGGTGAAAGCTTGCGGCAATATCTCTGA